The Vigna angularis cultivar LongXiaoDou No.4 chromosome 9, ASM1680809v1, whole genome shotgun sequence DNA window TTGGGTACCATTTAGAAAAATCAGTCTTAAGAAATGCAAAAGGAAAGATTCGTAGGAGATATATTGCCGGAGTAAGTTAATAATATAAGGATCATAAATTCAAAGTAAGGGCTATCCGATATGGTAACACAAATTACAATTCAAAACCATCCACAGTTAGTGCCCAAGAGAGAACCTTAGGAATTTATCTGGGAATAGTTTAGCAAAATTACTaacaaatatcatatttaaaGAGGGGGGGAAAGATGAATTTACTTTGGCCGTCCCATTGGCAGACAAAATAGCAGCATAGTCCCCATTAGGAGTGAAAGCAGTGAGAACATGTTTCTTTGAATCGCCCTTCACCATTTCTCTGAGCTTCTTACAAGTAGACAACTATGTAGAGGCAGCAAACAGTGAATGAACAACAGCACCTAAATCAGACGTAAAGCCAGTCAGCACTACGTAAAGATAACAACTTTGCAGTCATAAAAAATCATTACATAAACTGGGCCGCTCAATCGTTGCATAACAAACACAAATAACCGAAATTCCAACACGAGAGCAAAGTGGTGAAGCTAATCCAATAAATCACAAAACTTCACAAGTTCCACATTTCGAAGCAgcattttgaaaagaaaaaaaaaaaactaatttttgcACACCACATATTAGTAATCAAAGGGGTTTAACTCTGAGGAGAACAGCACGAAAATGAGGCAGAAAAATTTGACGGAAAATTAATAGttacaaaagaaagaagagaaaagtaaAGGATAAGGATGAATCTTAAAACCTAACCTAAGCAAAATGAACGAAAATATGTAAAGGGAAACCGATCAAAGGAGAATACTTCTGATATGGGGCGTCTTCAGAAGAGGCTGCGGAATGAATTCCTGAGGAAGAAAAAGGGTTTTGGGTTTGGGTTTTGGAATAAGTAATATATCAAGGGGCATTTTTGACCTTTCAGAGCactactttatatatttttaatttttaatttttaaaattttaaactacaCGGCAAAAGACAAGTGCAGTGTTCGGGAGCATTCAGGTTTTTGTTCGTGGGTTCATTCGAATGGCGACATCCTTGTCAAACATGTTCTTCAAAGGGCTCGCTAATCGTTCTTTCGGCAGGCCCGTAAGATCTTCAGCCCTTACCTCTTATTCATGATTAATCGTTCTTTTTCGCATCTATTTTGTGCGAATCATATAAAAGTTGCATTTTTTACGCAGCCTTATCTAATGGGCATCGCTTGTTTTCTAgatcttttgctttttattcattttgtttatttttaatcaattttagtCCTTTTTCCTTCTCTATATTACCTGGTTTATAAACTTGCTTAGGTTGCCTTTATGATTATGTATGACTGCTTCATTCTCGGCTTTTGAGTTACCCAAAATTTTAGAGATGGTACTGTATATATAACATTGCATAATGtatgaaaagaaatatatagCATCGCATTACTCTTCTAATCAATGCCAACAATTGTTGGTTAGTTATTGAAATTGTCAAACTCCATGTTGTAATTTTCTTTCTGTAACTTGCCTCCTTTAACATGGTGACAGTTAAATGGGTTGTTTTATTGCACAAGATACTCAACTACTGTATCAAATGATTCTGACACGCATGATGACTTCAAGGCAGCTAATAAGCTTGAGGGTTCTGGCATTTCTTTGGCAAATGTTATTGAGCAGGTACTGGTATATCAATCAATCTTTTGCCCAAATTTTTTTAACGATGTTGAGTGATATGTAGCTTGAAATTTTGTTCACCGATTAATATGTGCAGGATGTCAAGGATAACCCTGTTATGGTTTACATGAAAGGTGTGCCTGATTTGCCACAGTGTGGTTTTAGCTCACTTGCTGTTAGAGTTTTGAAACATTATGGTAAGTACTGAAACTATATGTTCTGCACACGAAGTTGTATGTTATGTAGTTGTCTCTTTATGGAGGAAGTATTTCCCCATGTTAAAAAATAGTGTCTTTCAGTATGATAACCGGATTTATAATGTTTAGTTGTATTATATGACACTCGAAATACAAAACGTTATATATGAAAAAGGAGCATGATACAGTACAGACAGGGGCTGGTTCTTGGTGTGGATGGGCAGTTTCTATGTTAATATTTGAAAAGCCTTGAAAATATGCGACTTTAGCCTCAAGAAATTCGACCTATAAACGAAGTCTTCTTCCTGTTAATTCTTCAAGGCCACCTTTATTAAATGAGGAGCTAACCCATAAGATCATATTTTGGCTCTATCTGTATATCTGCTTCTCtggaatttaattaaaatgatctATATGCTTATATTTTCTGCTTGCTGATACTTTTGTACTTTTCTTTCTCCCCAGTGAAGTTGTAAAAGTAGTTTGTTACGTGTGAATTCACATTACTTGATAACTATTCTGTAAATTACTAATATCATTATTTTGCTCCTGCAGATGTTCCTATAAGCGCTAGAAACATTTTGGAGGATGTTGAGCTAAAAAATGCTGTAAAAGCCTTTAGGTAACTTCATGCGTGTTGATCCTATTACTCTCTGCTTCCGAACATATTGCATATATGACTGGGAAAAAACATCAATCATCTACAATTGTAGTTTGTACATAGTTTACTTATAACTTTGATTGATGATAGTTTGTCATTGTTGTGGGATAAAAGTCTTCATGGGCCTTTGGCAATTGAATTTCAGTTTCCAATATCTCCAATGGGCTAGGACTTACCTGATGAACTgtcattaataaataaagaaaaaaaattgtattacaGCCTAGTCTTCTCCTTGTTCTTTCCG harbors:
- the LOC108320622 gene encoding monothiol glutaredoxin-S15, mitochondrial, yielding MATSLSNMFFKGLANRSFGRPLNGLFYCTRYSTTVSNDSDTHDDFKAANKLEGSGISLANVIEQDVKDNPVMVYMKGVPDLPQCGFSSLAVRVLKHYDVPISARNILEDVELKNAVKAFSNWPTFPQIFIKGEFIGGSDIILNMHQTGELKEKLKDITSKK